Proteins found in one Pseudomonas mosselii genomic segment:
- a CDS encoding efflux RND transporter periplasmic adaptor subunit, producing MKNRYWIAAGTSLSLLAMALLPAPAVVANDAPAAQANATPVAVARVQSGPMPQVLSAVGTLEAVHQVNVSPEVGGRITALEFTAGKAVAAGQVLVKLNDAPERGELAKLQAQAKNAKLALERTRKVLPLASTQAQLDQAQANYDQLLGEIAQVQAQIAQKTIRAPFAGVLGIRKVNLGQYVSPGDSLVTLTELSRLHVNFPLPEQSAAALQAGQAITLKVDAWPQQRFVAAVTTLEPQIDPGARSMQVQATLDNPGQQLKPGMFANVSIELPSHADVLSVPETAISYSAYGNSLYVLREKDGALRVEQVFVKLGARRDDRVVVLDALTPGDRVVVSGQIRLSNGMPVRVTDDTLAASTTRKPDLAQQ from the coding sequence ATGAAAAACCGTTACTGGATCGCCGCCGGCACTTCCCTGTCGTTGCTGGCCATGGCCCTGCTGCCCGCCCCGGCAGTGGTGGCCAACGACGCCCCCGCCGCCCAGGCCAACGCCACCCCGGTGGCGGTCGCCCGGGTGCAGTCCGGCCCCATGCCGCAGGTGCTCAGCGCCGTCGGCACCCTGGAGGCGGTGCACCAGGTCAATGTCTCGCCGGAAGTCGGCGGGCGCATCACCGCCCTGGAGTTCACCGCCGGCAAGGCCGTGGCCGCAGGCCAGGTGTTGGTCAAGCTCAACGACGCGCCCGAGCGCGGCGAGCTGGCCAAGCTGCAGGCCCAGGCCAAGAACGCCAAGCTGGCCCTGGAACGCACGCGCAAGGTGCTGCCGCTGGCCTCCACCCAGGCCCAGTTGGACCAGGCCCAGGCCAACTATGACCAGTTGCTCGGCGAGATCGCCCAGGTCCAGGCGCAGATCGCGCAGAAGACCATCCGCGCCCCGTTCGCCGGCGTGCTGGGTATCCGCAAGGTCAACCTCGGCCAGTACGTCAGCCCCGGCGACAGCCTGGTGACCCTCACCGAGCTGTCGCGCCTGCACGTCAACTTCCCGCTCCCCGAGCAGTCCGCCGCCGCCCTGCAGGCCGGCCAGGCCATCACCCTCAAGGTCGACGCCTGGCCGCAGCAGCGCTTTGTCGCAGCGGTGACCACCCTGGAGCCGCAGATCGACCCGGGCGCCCGCTCCATGCAGGTGCAAGCGACCCTCGACAACCCCGGCCAGCAACTCAAGCCGGGCATGTTCGCCAACGTCAGCATCGAGCTGCCGAGCCACGCCGACGTGCTCAGCGTGCCGGAAACGGCGATCAGCTACAGCGCCTACGGCAACTCGCTGTACGTGCTGCGCGAGAAGGACGGCGCGCTGCGCGTGGAGCAGGTGTTCGTCAAGCTCGGCGCCCGTCGCGACGACCGCGTGGTGGTGCTCGACGCACTGACGCCGGGCGACCGCGTGGTGGTGTCCGGGCAGATCCGCTTGAGCAATGGCATGCCGGTGCGGGTCACCGACGACACCCTGGCCGCCAGCACCACGCGCAAGCCGGACCTGGCCCAGCAGTAA
- a CDS encoding MexW/MexI family multidrug efflux RND transporter permease subunit: MKFTDLFIRRPVLTLVVCAMIVMLGLLALLNLPIRQYPQLESATITITTEYPGARSQLMQGFVTQPISQAVASVDGVDYLSSTSTQGKSVISVRLKLNADSNKALTEIMAAVNQVKYRLPEGAYDSVVAKSSGEGTAVIYVGFSSKDIGLPAITDYISRVVQPRLAAIDGVAEAQILGGQKLAMRLWLDPARMAARNLSASDVAEAIRQNNFQAAPGQTKGQYVSANININTDLTSVDQFRQMVVRRDGDTLIRLSDIGTAELGATSYDTSGIMDGEPAVFIGLHATPAGNPLTIVGAVQEMMPQIRETMPPGMTANIVFEVARFIQASIDEVVKTLIEAVVIVAVVIFLFLGSLRSVLIPLVTIPLSLIGAAAIMSLFGFSINLLTLLSMVLAIGLVVDDAIVVVENVHRHIEEGKSPLQAALVGAREIAGPVIAMTLTLAAVYAPIGLMGGLTGALFKEFAFTLAGAVVVSGVVALTLSPVMSAFLLNRQASEGPMARGAERFFQWLGKGYGRVLDVSLHHRWLTLAIAAAVFVSLPILYLGAQRELAPVEDQAQVLAVAKAPQYANIDYTEMYAHRMDRLFATFPETDITWVVNGNDGPRTAFGGANLSTWEKRQRSADQLQAEIQKAVGEIEGVAIFAFQLPPLPGSTGGLPVQMVIQSSQDHRVVFDAMDKIKQAAMASGLFAVVDSDLDFNSPLVNINIDRSKANDLGISMQAIGDALAVLVGENYVNRFALDGRSYDVIPQVARAQRLSAEMLVGQYVKAANGAQVPLSTLVSFDMSIEPNKLTQFNQLNSATLQAVPAPGVSIGDAVQFLAAQANALPTGFSHDWLSDARQFVQEGSALVVTFIFAILVIYLVLAAQFESLRDPLVILVSVPMSVCGALIPLYLGYATVNIYTQIGLVTLVGLISKHGILMVEFANELQQADQLDRRTAIERAAQIRLRPILMTTAAMVVGLVPLLLASGAGAHSRFSLGLVIVIGMLVGTLFTLFILPTVYSLLAKDHRASEDPRLQELAAYTQPA; encoded by the coding sequence ATGAAATTCACCGACCTGTTCATCCGCCGCCCGGTACTGACCCTGGTGGTCTGCGCGATGATCGTCATGCTTGGCCTGCTGGCGCTGCTGAACCTGCCGATCCGCCAGTACCCGCAGCTGGAAAGCGCGACCATCACCATCACCACCGAATACCCCGGCGCCCGCTCGCAGCTGATGCAGGGCTTCGTCACCCAGCCCATCTCGCAAGCCGTGGCCTCGGTCGACGGCGTCGACTACCTGAGCTCGACCTCGACCCAGGGCAAGAGCGTGATCAGCGTGCGCCTGAAGCTCAACGCCGACTCCAACAAGGCCCTCACCGAGATCATGGCCGCCGTCAACCAGGTCAAGTACCGCCTGCCCGAAGGCGCCTACGACTCGGTGGTGGCCAAGTCCTCCGGTGAAGGCACGGCGGTGATCTACGTCGGCTTCTCGAGCAAGGACATTGGCCTGCCGGCGATCACCGACTATATCTCCCGCGTGGTGCAGCCGCGCCTGGCGGCCATCGACGGCGTGGCCGAAGCGCAGATCCTCGGCGGCCAGAAGCTGGCCATGCGCCTGTGGCTGGACCCGGCGCGCATGGCCGCGCGCAACCTGTCGGCCAGCGACGTGGCCGAGGCCATCCGCCAGAACAACTTCCAGGCCGCCCCCGGCCAGACCAAGGGCCAGTACGTCTCGGCCAACATCAACATCAACACCGACCTGACCAGCGTCGACCAGTTCCGCCAGATGGTGGTGCGCCGCGACGGCGACACGCTGATCCGCCTGAGCGACATCGGCACCGCCGAGCTCGGCGCCACCTCCTATGACACCAGCGGCATCATGGACGGCGAGCCGGCGGTGTTCATCGGCCTGCACGCCACCCCCGCCGGCAACCCGCTGACCATCGTCGGCGCGGTGCAGGAGATGATGCCGCAGATCCGCGAGACCATGCCGCCGGGCATGACCGCCAACATCGTGTTCGAGGTGGCACGCTTTATCCAGGCGTCCATCGATGAAGTGGTCAAGACCCTGATCGAGGCCGTGGTGATCGTCGCCGTGGTGATCTTCCTGTTCCTCGGCTCGCTGCGCAGCGTGCTGATCCCGCTGGTGACCATCCCGCTGTCGCTGATCGGCGCGGCGGCGATCATGAGCCTGTTCGGTTTCAGCATCAACCTGCTGACCCTGCTGTCGATGGTCCTGGCCATCGGCCTGGTGGTGGACGACGCCATCGTCGTGGTGGAGAACGTCCACCGCCATATCGAGGAAGGCAAGTCGCCGTTGCAGGCAGCCTTGGTCGGCGCCCGCGAGATCGCAGGCCCGGTGATCGCCATGACCCTGACCCTGGCCGCGGTGTACGCCCCGATCGGCCTGATGGGCGGGCTGACCGGCGCGCTGTTCAAGGAATTCGCCTTCACCCTCGCCGGCGCCGTGGTGGTGTCCGGCGTGGTGGCGCTGACCCTGTCGCCGGTGATGAGCGCCTTCCTGCTCAACCGCCAGGCCAGCGAAGGGCCGATGGCCCGTGGCGCCGAGCGCTTCTTCCAGTGGCTGGGCAAGGGCTACGGACGCGTGCTGGACGTGTCCCTGCACCACCGCTGGCTGACCCTGGCAATTGCCGCGGCGGTGTTCGTCAGCCTGCCGATCCTCTACCTCGGCGCCCAGCGCGAACTGGCGCCGGTCGAGGACCAGGCCCAGGTGCTGGCGGTGGCCAAGGCGCCGCAGTACGCCAACATCGACTACACCGAGATGTACGCGCACCGCATGGACCGCCTGTTCGCCACCTTCCCGGAAACCGACATCACCTGGGTGGTCAACGGCAACGACGGCCCGCGCACCGCGTTCGGCGGCGCCAACCTGAGCACCTGGGAAAAGCGCCAGCGCAGCGCCGACCAGCTGCAGGCCGAGATCCAGAAAGCCGTCGGCGAGATCGAGGGCGTGGCCATCTTCGCCTTCCAGCTGCCGCCGCTGCCCGGCTCCACCGGCGGCCTGCCGGTGCAGATGGTGATCCAGAGTTCCCAGGACCACCGCGTGGTGTTCGACGCCATGGACAAGATCAAGCAGGCGGCCATGGCCAGCGGCCTGTTCGCCGTGGTCGACAGCGACCTGGACTTCAACAGCCCGCTGGTCAACATCAACATCGACCGCAGCAAGGCCAACGACCTGGGCATCAGCATGCAGGCCATCGGCGACGCCCTGGCGGTGCTGGTGGGCGAGAACTACGTCAACCGCTTCGCCCTCGACGGCCGCTCCTACGACGTGATCCCGCAGGTGGCACGGGCCCAGCGCCTGTCGGCGGAAATGCTGGTCGGCCAGTACGTCAAGGCCGCCAACGGCGCCCAGGTGCCGCTGTCGACCCTGGTCAGCTTCGACATGTCGATCGAGCCCAACAAGCTGACCCAGTTCAACCAGCTCAACTCGGCCACCCTGCAGGCGGTGCCGGCGCCGGGCGTGAGCATCGGCGACGCCGTGCAGTTCCTCGCCGCCCAGGCCAATGCCCTGCCCACCGGCTTCAGCCATGACTGGCTGTCCGATGCGCGCCAGTTCGTCCAGGAAGGCAGCGCCCTGGTGGTGACGTTCATCTTCGCCATCCTGGTCATCTACCTGGTGCTGGCGGCGCAGTTCGAAAGCCTGCGCGACCCGCTGGTGATCCTGGTCAGCGTGCCGATGTCGGTGTGCGGCGCGCTGATCCCGCTGTACCTGGGCTACGCCACGGTAAACATCTACACGCAGATCGGCCTGGTGACCCTGGTCGGCCTGATCAGCAAGCACGGCATCCTCATGGTCGAGTTCGCCAACGAGCTGCAGCAGGCCGACCAGCTCGACCGCCGCACGGCCATCGAGCGCGCCGCGCAGATACGCCTGCGGCCGATCCTGATGACCACCGCGGCCATGGTGGTGGGCCTGGTCCCGCTGCTGCTGGCCAGCGGCGCCGGTGCCCACAGCCGCTTCAGCCTGGGCCTGGTGATCGTCATCGGCATGCTGGTCGGCACGCTGTTCACCCTGTTCATCCTGCCCACCGTGTACTCGCTGCTGGCCAAGGACCACCGCGCCAGCGAAGACCCACGCCTGCAGGAACTGGCCGCCTACACCCAGCCGGCCTGA
- a CDS encoding TolC family outer membrane protein yields the protein MLRKTLLSLLFLAPLAQAVAAERATLMSVYAQVVEHNSDMAAARENYLARREAVPLARARLLPQVALDAEAGDVRSDRRQVEQRSGSLYRLSLDQPLFDLSRWFDFKAAQSENEQAELDFSAFQQQLILDTASRYFDTLLAEDNLATAKAELRAFDRQLQQTRLSYEAGLSDQNDMLSAQASFDRASANLIDSQRRSEDAYQALMRLTGQAQPALAGIRHSLPVQAPVPARAEAWVEQAMAQNLRLRASQAAVSQAGQTLRSSKADHLPTFNLAMGYAEGDSDLMDSSAHFGQRSGNQRDSSVMVQMKLPLFSGGGTSARVRQATHELARTEYGRTSLEREVLEGSRNAFRAVVSDVEQVRARRQSIISSQGSLRATEAGYEVGSRNIVDILDAQRDLYNAVRDYNVSRYAYIVDSLRLKQQAGSLSPDDLRELAGYLKLDYEPERDFLPSDLRG from the coding sequence ATGCTACGTAAGACCCTTCTGTCCCTGCTGTTCCTGGCGCCCCTGGCCCAGGCCGTTGCCGCCGAGCGTGCGACGCTGATGTCGGTGTACGCCCAGGTGGTCGAGCACAACAGCGACATGGCCGCCGCCCGCGAGAACTACCTGGCCCGCCGCGAGGCCGTGCCCCTGGCCCGCGCCCGCCTGCTGCCGCAGGTGGCCCTGGATGCCGAGGCCGGCGACGTGCGCAGCGACCGCCGCCAGGTCGAACAGCGCAGTGGCAGCCTGTACCGCCTGAGCCTCGACCAGCCGCTGTTCGACCTCAGCCGCTGGTTCGACTTCAAGGCCGCGCAGTCCGAGAACGAACAGGCCGAACTGGACTTCTCGGCGTTCCAGCAGCAACTGATCCTCGACACCGCCAGCCGCTACTTCGACACCCTGCTGGCCGAGGACAACCTGGCCACCGCCAAGGCCGAGCTGCGCGCCTTCGACCGCCAGTTGCAGCAGACCCGGCTGAGCTACGAAGCCGGCCTGTCCGACCAGAACGACATGCTCTCGGCCCAGGCCAGCTTCGACCGCGCCAGCGCCAACCTGATCGACAGCCAGCGCCGCAGCGAAGACGCCTACCAGGCGCTGATGCGCCTGACCGGGCAGGCGCAACCGGCATTGGCCGGGATCCGTCACAGCCTGCCGGTGCAAGCGCCGGTGCCCGCGCGCGCCGAGGCCTGGGTCGAACAGGCCATGGCGCAGAACCTGCGCCTGCGCGCCAGCCAGGCCGCCGTCAGCCAGGCCGGCCAGACCCTGCGCAGCAGCAAGGCCGATCACCTGCCGACCTTCAACCTGGCCATGGGCTACGCCGAGGGCGACAGCGACCTGATGGATTCCAGCGCGCACTTCGGCCAGCGCTCCGGCAACCAGCGCGACAGCTCGGTGATGGTGCAGATGAAGCTGCCGCTGTTCAGCGGCGGCGGCACCAGCGCGCGGGTACGCCAGGCCACCCATGAGCTGGCGCGCACCGAGTACGGCCGCACCAGCCTCGAACGCGAGGTGCTGGAAGGGTCGCGCAACGCCTTCCGCGCGGTGGTCAGCGATGTCGAGCAGGTGCGCGCGCGGCGCCAGAGCATCATCTCCAGCCAGGGCTCGTTGCGGGCCACCGAGGCGGGGTATGAGGTGGGCAGCCGCAACATCGTCGATATCCTCGATGCCCAGCGCGACCTGTACAACGCGGTGCGCGACTACAACGTCTCGCGCTATGCGTACATCGTCGACAGCCTGCGCCTGAAGCAACAAGCCGGCAGCCTGAGCCCGGATGACCTGCGTGAGCTGGCGGGGTATCTGAAGCTGGACTACGAGCCGGAGCGGGATTTCCTGCCGAGTGATTTGCGCGGGTAA
- a CDS encoding DUF3077 domain-containing protein: MTNARTAGRTRCMDLFKVEPGIPFADAFSELSVLLGCIRHLTCEAEMEGDLMAGSAARMLSAMAKALIDDMELGMNRRC; this comes from the coding sequence ATGACCAACGCACGTACCGCAGGCCGGACCCGCTGCATGGACCTGTTCAAGGTCGAGCCGGGCATTCCCTTCGCGGATGCCTTCAGCGAGTTGTCGGTGCTGCTTGGCTGCATTCGCCACCTCACCTGCGAGGCCGAGATGGAAGGCGACCTGATGGCGGGCAGCGCAGCGCGCATGTTGAGCGCCATGGCCAAGGCGTTGATCGATGACATGGAGCTTGGTATGAACCGCCGCTGTTGA
- a CDS encoding LysR family transcriptional regulator, translating to MFSKISLDQWRAFVCTVECGGFQQAGEHMYKSQSAISHSVNRMEMLLGQELFIIEGRKAVLTSLGKALLPQAKHLLGAAQKLEHLANQYQPGLFTEQALAVDVLFPIELLQQALQEFALEYKDHRIRLYETALSGARELLEDGKVELGIASSLPSGYLQEFLLNVSLVCVVGASHPLSAAQGELSLDDMKNHRQVVIRDSGTRNSQNSGWLGTSQRWTVSSLAAAESFVERGMGFAWLPEHRVQQGLAQGRLVRVNLQHQREREVPMYMGYPEEYRHSPEVRLLAQILRERCREYRPG from the coding sequence GTGTTTTCCAAGATCAGTCTCGATCAGTGGCGCGCGTTCGTCTGCACGGTCGAGTGCGGCGGTTTCCAGCAGGCCGGCGAGCACATGTACAAGTCGCAGTCGGCCATCAGCCACTCGGTCAACCGCATGGAAATGCTCCTGGGCCAGGAGCTGTTCATCATCGAAGGCCGCAAGGCCGTACTCACCTCCCTGGGCAAGGCCCTGCTGCCCCAGGCCAAGCACCTGCTGGGGGCGGCGCAGAAGCTCGAACACCTGGCCAACCAGTACCAGCCGGGGCTGTTTACCGAGCAGGCGCTGGCGGTGGATGTGCTGTTCCCCATCGAATTGCTGCAACAGGCATTGCAGGAGTTTGCCCTGGAGTACAAGGATCACCGTATCCGCCTGTACGAAACGGCATTGTCCGGGGCCCGCGAGCTGCTGGAGGATGGCAAGGTCGAGCTGGGCATCGCCAGCAGCCTGCCTTCCGGTTACCTGCAGGAGTTCCTGCTCAATGTCTCGCTGGTCTGCGTGGTGGGGGCCAGCCACCCGCTGAGCGCGGCGCAGGGGGAGTTGAGCCTGGACGACATGAAGAACCACCGGCAGGTGGTGATCCGCGATTCCGGCACGCGCAATTCGCAGAACAGTGGCTGGCTGGGGACCTCGCAGCGCTGGACGGTGAGCAGCCTGGCGGCGGCCGAGAGCTTCGTCGAGCGGGGGATGGGCTTTGCCTGGTTGCCGGAGCATCGGGTGCAGCAGGGGCTGGCGCAAGGGCGGTTGGTGCGGGTCAACCTGCAGCATCAGCGGGAGCGGGAGGTGCCGATGTACATGGGGTATCCCGAGGAGTACCGGCACAGTCCCGAGGTGCGGTTGCTGGCGCAGATACTGCGGGAGCGGTGTCGGGAGTATCGGCCGGGGTGA
- a CDS encoding hydroxymethylglutaryl-CoA synthase — MKIGIDDIGLSVPQHFFALEELAERHGIDPQKYLVGIGQEFMAVPAPDEDIVTLAANAALPLLDDATRASIATVILATESGIDQSKAAGLFVHSLLGLRADCRVVEFKQACYGATAGLQMARALVAQRPHEKVLVIATDIARYEQNSEGECTQGAGAVAMIVAENPRLLELHPHQGRYSLDVSDFWRPNLRSTALVDGKLSIEVYLESLRNAWQSYRADGGLGLEDMSFLCFHQPFTKMAKKAFSVFEAIEPEAAKALGEKAYSTSQLYGKAIGNCYTASLYIALLSLLDNSDEDLTGRNIGLFSYGSGSVGEFFSATVVPGYQAHSRRKAHARMLASRTRLGHEQYSSWFYGDNQPAVADYSTPYVTGGAFRYGGCEGYRRQYESTALSLKMAS; from the coding sequence ATGAAAATCGGCATTGATGATATTGGGCTGTCTGTACCGCAACACTTTTTCGCACTGGAAGAACTTGCCGAACGGCATGGTATCGATCCGCAGAAGTACCTGGTCGGCATCGGCCAGGAGTTCATGGCCGTGCCGGCCCCTGACGAAGACATCGTGACCCTGGCGGCCAACGCCGCCCTGCCGCTGCTCGATGACGCCACCCGCGCCTCGATCGCCACGGTGATCCTCGCCACCGAGAGCGGCATCGACCAGTCCAAGGCCGCCGGCCTGTTCGTCCACAGCCTGCTCGGCCTGCGCGCCGACTGCCGCGTGGTGGAGTTCAAGCAGGCCTGCTACGGCGCCACCGCCGGCTTGCAGATGGCCCGCGCACTGGTCGCCCAGCGTCCTCACGAAAAGGTGCTGGTGATCGCCACCGACATCGCCCGCTACGAGCAGAACTCCGAGGGCGAATGCACCCAGGGCGCCGGCGCCGTGGCCATGATCGTGGCCGAGAACCCGCGCCTGCTGGAGCTGCACCCGCACCAGGGCCGCTACAGCCTGGACGTCTCGGACTTCTGGCGGCCGAACCTGCGCAGCACCGCGCTGGTCGACGGCAAGCTGTCGATCGAGGTCTACCTGGAGTCGCTGCGCAACGCCTGGCAGAGCTACCGCGCCGACGGCGGCCTGGGCCTGGAAGACATGAGCTTCCTGTGCTTCCACCAGCCGTTCACCAAGATGGCGAAGAAGGCTTTCTCGGTGTTCGAGGCGATCGAGCCTGAAGCAGCCAAGGCCCTGGGCGAGAAGGCCTACTCCACCAGCCAGCTGTACGGCAAGGCCATCGGCAACTGCTACACCGCCTCGCTGTACATCGCCCTGCTGTCGCTGCTGGACAACAGCGACGAGGACCTGACCGGGCGCAACATCGGCCTGTTCAGCTACGGTTCGGGCAGCGTCGGCGAGTTCTTCAGCGCCACCGTGGTGCCGGGCTACCAGGCCCATTCGCGGCGCAAGGCGCATGCGCGCATGCTGGCCAGCCGCACCCGCCTGGGCCATGAGCAGTACAGCAGCTGGTTCTACGGCGACAACCAACCGGCCGTGGCCGACTACAGCACGCCGTACGTCACCGGCGGCGCGTTCCGCTACGGCGGTTGCGAGGGCTATCGCCGTCAGTACGAGAGCACCGCCCTGTCCCTGAAGATGGCGAGCTGA
- a CDS encoding enoyl-CoA hydratase-related protein — translation MSDVLLSWPQPAVACLTLNRPHAGNALDEALLGALHEQLQALAEHPGLRALVLDGAGEHLCTGADLEWMRRSREFDHARNLEDASLLANVLQRLDDFPVPVLMLARGAVFGGALGLLCCADHVLAAEDARFCFSEARLGLAPALISPYVVRAMGVRQARRYMLSAEVFGAEDALRLQLVHRLVPAAELAQARDRWLATLLQTGPQASREIKQMLARLAGRDHLLDEQGCNLQLIARLRTSSEGQHGLAAFFERSRPDWAQ, via the coding sequence ATGAGCGACGTGCTGCTGAGCTGGCCGCAACCCGCGGTCGCCTGCCTGACCCTGAACCGTCCGCATGCCGGCAACGCCCTCGACGAGGCCCTGCTCGGGGCCTTGCACGAGCAGCTGCAGGCCCTCGCCGAGCACCCGGGGCTGCGCGCCCTGGTGCTCGACGGCGCCGGCGAGCACCTGTGCACCGGGGCGGACCTGGAGTGGATGCGCCGCAGCCGCGAGTTCGACCATGCGCGCAACCTGGAGGACGCCAGCCTGCTGGCCAACGTCCTGCAGCGCCTGGACGATTTCCCGGTGCCGGTGCTGATGCTGGCCCGCGGCGCGGTGTTCGGCGGGGCTTTGGGCCTGCTGTGCTGCGCCGACCACGTGCTGGCCGCCGAGGATGCGCGGTTCTGCTTCAGCGAGGCGCGCCTGGGCCTGGCCCCGGCCTTGATCAGCCCCTACGTGGTGCGCGCCATGGGCGTGCGCCAGGCACGGCGCTACATGCTCTCGGCCGAGGTGTTCGGCGCCGAGGACGCGCTGCGCCTGCAGCTGGTCCACCGCCTGGTGCCCGCCGCCGAGCTGGCGCAGGCCCGCGACCGCTGGCTGGCCACCCTGCTGCAGACCGGCCCCCAGGCCAGTCGCGAGATCAAGCAGATGCTGGCGCGCCTGGCAGGCCGCGACCACCTGCTCGACGAGCAGGGTTGCAACCTGCAACTGATCGCCCGCCTGCGCACTTCCAGCGAGGGCCAGCACGGTCTTGCCGCCTTCTTCGAACGCAGCCGCCCCGACTGGGCGCAATGA
- the asnB gene encoding asparagine synthase (glutamine-hydrolyzing): protein MCGFIGVYQSKRNSISDQSILDALAAINHRGPDEHSLWRDPGERAVLGHTRLSIIGLDNGMQPIVADEGDLAVIVNGEFYDHERIRAELQAEGAIFKTASDSEIALHLYRRSGMAGLKELRGEFAMVLFDRRRRLMLAVRDRLGIKPLFYTQHEGNWYFASEIKALLAAGVNPTWDENAYASRAFYLRDHTLFEGVRSVQPGCWVMVDHGGLHSGRYWDMEFARRDTPAPSDEAGMIESVRAAIEEAVRLRLRADVPMGVYLSGGIDSSAMLGMATALKGEPLDAFNLSFTDMDDYDENRFARMAAEHNGARFHTIEITQDDLADNFEQAVWHNETPFFNAHGVAKYILSKEVRKAGLKVVLTGEGADEVFAGYPHFRRDMLLYNNEQQDPKVIDLLRQRIQANEQGYTNAHMPHDIHWMVDQLKHGVSWLDNQAGWFKALESLYRGDFRDHFTGVDPYRQFFDRLDHGKLADRDPVHNSMYLWAKSYLPNFVLTTLGDRMEMANSIEGRVPLLDHHVVELACQLPVWMKVRGATEKYVFREAMRPYLPKALYERKKHYFRAPPATLQQQGRLWQLVQDTLHSRDLDALPFFDAAKVRTLLKQLPTLSAQEQGLLDPMLMELTSLCLLQRRYRMSGQSWNTLNEVAA, encoded by the coding sequence ATGTGTGGTTTCATCGGTGTCTACCAGTCCAAACGCAACAGCATCAGCGACCAGTCGATCCTCGACGCCCTGGCCGCCATCAACCACCGCGGCCCGGACGAGCACAGCCTGTGGCGTGACCCGGGCGAGCGCGCCGTGCTCGGCCACACCCGCCTGAGCATCATCGGCCTGGACAACGGCATGCAGCCGATCGTCGCCGACGAAGGCGACCTGGCGGTGATCGTCAACGGCGAGTTCTACGACCACGAGCGCATCCGTGCCGAACTGCAGGCCGAAGGCGCGATCTTCAAGACCGCCTCGGACAGCGAAATCGCCCTGCACCTGTACCGCCGCTCCGGCATGGCCGGGCTCAAGGAGCTGCGCGGCGAGTTCGCCATGGTCCTGTTCGACCGCCGTCGCCGCCTGATGCTGGCGGTGCGCGACCGCCTGGGCATCAAGCCGCTGTTCTACACCCAGCATGAAGGCAACTGGTACTTCGCCTCCGAGATCAAGGCCCTGCTGGCCGCCGGCGTCAACCCGACCTGGGACGAGAACGCCTACGCCAGTCGCGCCTTCTACCTGCGCGACCACACCCTGTTCGAAGGCGTGCGCAGCGTACAGCCGGGCTGCTGGGTGATGGTCGACCACGGCGGCCTGCACAGCGGCCGCTACTGGGACATGGAATTCGCCCGCCGCGACACCCCGGCGCCGAGCGACGAGGCCGGCATGATCGAATCCGTGCGCGCCGCCATCGAAGAAGCGGTGCGCCTGCGCCTGCGCGCCGACGTGCCGATGGGCGTGTACCTGAGCGGCGGCATCGACTCCTCGGCGATGCTGGGCATGGCCACCGCCCTCAAGGGCGAGCCGCTGGACGCCTTCAACCTGTCGTTCACCGACATGGACGACTACGACGAGAACCGTTTCGCGCGCATGGCCGCCGAGCACAACGGCGCGCGCTTCCACACCATCGAGATCACCCAGGACGACCTGGCGGACAACTTCGAGCAGGCCGTGTGGCACAACGAGACGCCGTTCTTCAATGCCCACGGCGTGGCCAAGTACATCCTCAGCAAGGAAGTGCGCAAGGCCGGCCTGAAGGTGGTGCTGACCGGCGAAGGCGCCGACGAAGTGTTCGCCGGCTACCCGCACTTCCGCCGCGACATGCTGCTGTACAACAACGAACAACAAGACCCGAAAGTCATCGACCTGCTGCGCCAGCGCATCCAGGCCAACGAGCAGGGCTACACCAACGCGCACATGCCCCACGACATCCACTGGATGGTCGACCAGCTCAAGCACGGCGTGTCGTGGCTGGACAACCAGGCCGGCTGGTTCAAGGCCCTGGAGAGCCTGTACCGCGGTGACTTCCGCGACCACTTCACCGGTGTCGACCCGTATCGCCAGTTCTTCGACCGCCTCGACCACGGCAAGCTCGCCGACCGCGACCCGGTGCACAACTCCATGTACCTGTGGGCCAAGTCGTACCTGCCGAACTTCGTCCTCACCACCCTGGGCGACCGCATGGAGATGGCCAACAGCATCGAAGGCCGCGTGCCGCTGCTCGACCACCACGTGGTCGAACTGGCCTGCCAACTGCCGGTGTGGATGAAGGTGCGCGGCGCCACCGAGAAGTACGTGTTCCGCGAAGCCATGCGCCCTTACCTGCCCAAGGCCCTGTACGAGCGCAAGAAGCACTACTTCCGCGCCCCGCCGGCCACCCTGCAGCAGCAAGGCCGCCTGTGGCAACTGGTGCAGGACACCCTGCACAGCCGTGACCTGGACGCCCTGCCGTTCTTCGACGCGGCCAAGGTCCGCACCCTGCTCAAGCAGCTGCCGACCCTCAGCGCCCAGGAACAGGGCCTGCTCGACCCGATGCTGATGGAGCTGACCAGCCTGTGCCTGCTGCAACGCCGCTACCGCATGAGTGGCCAGAGCTGGAACACCTTGAACGAGGTGGCCGCATGA